The following proteins come from a genomic window of Phnomibacter ginsenosidimutans:
- a CDS encoding enoyl-ACP reductase FabI: MANQLLKGKKGIIFGALNDQSIAWKTALKCYEEGAELILTNAPIALRMGEINALAEACGNAPVIPADVSNDDDIKKLFTEAMAHFGGPVDFVLHSVGMSLNIRKGFHYTSLNHEFQHKTLDISAMSLHRVCQVAYEMDAMAEWGSIVALTYIAAQRVFPDYNEMADAKALLESITRSFGYHYGKKKKVRINTISQSPTRTTAGSGVKGFDGFISFAEKMSPLGNASAEDCANYCVSLFSDLTRMVTMQNLFHDGGFSFTGVTQEVIEQMEK; the protein is encoded by the coding sequence ATGGCGAATCAATTATTGAAAGGAAAAAAGGGTATCATTTTTGGCGCCCTCAACGATCAGTCAATAGCCTGGAAAACAGCATTGAAGTGCTATGAAGAAGGGGCAGAACTGATATTAACCAATGCTCCCATTGCTTTGCGCATGGGCGAAATCAACGCATTGGCCGAAGCTTGTGGCAATGCGCCAGTTATTCCAGCTGATGTATCGAACGATGATGATATAAAAAAGCTGTTTACAGAAGCAATGGCTCACTTTGGCGGTCCCGTTGATTTTGTATTGCACTCTGTAGGCATGAGCCTCAACATTCGCAAAGGCTTTCATTATACCAGCCTCAACCACGAATTTCAGCACAAAACGCTAGACATTTCAGCGATGAGCCTGCATCGTGTATGCCAGGTGGCGTATGAAATGGATGCAATGGCTGAATGGGGAAGCATTGTAGCCCTCACATACATTGCTGCACAACGTGTGTTTCCTGACTACAATGAAATGGCTGATGCCAAGGCGCTGCTCGAAAGCATCACCCGCAGTTTTGGTTACCATTATGGCAAGAAAAAGAAAGTTCGTATCAATACCATTAGCCAAAGCCCTACCCGAACAACGGCTGGCAGCGGCGTAAAAGGTTTTGATGGCTTCATCAGTTTTGCTGAGAAAATGAGTCCGCTGGGCAATGCTTCAGCTGAAGATTGCGCCAACTATTGTGTTTCGTTGTTTAGCGACCTCACCCGTATGGTGACCATGCAAAACCTGTTCCATGATGGGGGCTTTAGCTTTACCGGCGTAACTCAAGAGGTAATTGAACAAATGGAAAAGTAA
- a CDS encoding formylglycine-generating enzyme family protein, whose product MKGCGQWKNVHVFSVWLLIAGAVLSLHSCSSSNNDAQSLPAADSVHGCMQTPSRFGQLTTDSSLPENKHASYEGMVLIPAGTFDMGGDNKQAAADEYPKHKVNMHAFYMDATEVTNAQFKAFVDATGYVTTAERKPDWEELKKTLPPGTPRPPDSVMIAASLVFKSTTGPVDLNDYSQWWSWVAGADWRHPEGPNSSIAGKENYPVVHVSWFDAMAYCKWAGKRLPTEAEWEYAARGGQLNQIYPWGNEHVNAGQAKTNSWEGKFPYLNERKDGYAKHAPVKSFAANAYGLYDMAGNVWEWCSDWYDHAYYQTLAGKVSSNPTGPAASNDPQEPYTPKRVLRGGSFLCNDAYCSGYRVARRMKSSPDTGLEHTGFRCVKDIKQ is encoded by the coding sequence GCGGTATTGAGCCTGCACAGTTGTAGCAGTAGTAACAATGATGCACAATCATTGCCTGCTGCCGATTCTGTACACGGCTGTATGCAAACACCTTCCCGTTTTGGCCAGCTGACCACCGACTCTTCGCTGCCCGAAAACAAGCATGCTTCTTATGAAGGCATGGTGCTGATACCCGCCGGCACATTTGATATGGGCGGCGATAACAAGCAAGCCGCTGCCGATGAATATCCTAAGCACAAAGTGAACATGCATGCGTTTTACATGGATGCCACCGAAGTGACCAATGCACAATTCAAAGCGTTTGTAGACGCCACCGGCTATGTTACTACTGCGGAAAGAAAACCCGATTGGGAAGAGTTGAAAAAAACATTGCCACCGGGTACGCCACGTCCTCCTGATAGTGTGATGATTGCTGCGTCTTTGGTATTTAAATCAACCACTGGCCCTGTTGATTTAAACGATTACAGCCAATGGTGGAGTTGGGTAGCCGGTGCAGACTGGCGTCATCCTGAAGGACCCAATAGTAGCATTGCCGGCAAAGAAAATTATCCTGTGGTGCATGTAAGTTGGTTTGATGCGATGGCCTATTGCAAATGGGCAGGCAAGCGTTTGCCAACAGAAGCTGAATGGGAGTATGCTGCAAGAGGCGGTCAGCTCAATCAAATTTATCCTTGGGGTAATGAACATGTAAATGCAGGTCAGGCAAAAACAAATAGTTGGGAAGGGAAGTTTCCTTACCTCAACGAACGGAAAGATGGTTATGCAAAACATGCACCCGTAAAAAGCTTTGCTGCCAATGCTTACGGCTTGTATGATATGGCAGGCAATGTTTGGGAATGGTGCAGCGACTGGTACGACCATGCCTATTATCAAACGCTTGCTGGTAAAGTAAGCAGCAATCCAACGGGGCCGGCAGCCAGCAACGATCCGCAGGAGCCGTACACGCCCAAACGGGTGCTGCGGGGTGGCAGCTTTTTGTGCAACGATGCTTACTGCAGCGGCTACAGGGTAGCCAGGCGCATGAAAAGCAGTCCTGATACAGGCTTGGAACATACCGGCTTCAGGTGTGTAAAAGATATCAAACAGTAA
- a CDS encoding sulfatase — translation MLNRIWFSLLLMVAVQASLAQSKMKSPNVIFILADDLGSMDLSCYGSRFYETPNLDALAGMGVKFINNYSSSPVCSPTRASILTGKNPIHTGVTDWITGRQENGARVKPFEKLIAPPTAYELALQEHTLAEHALNNGYQTFFAGKWHLGEEEKFWPLSQGFQTNIGGWSKGAPTGKKNDSTGGFFSPYANPTLTDGPQGEYLTDRLANECIRFIKAQSDTPFFMMYALYAVHNPLQAPAALIEKYKQKQQQLGYTDKDRFVKNENWMMHQADWKLRLLQDHAVYAAMIENMDWNIGRIIQSLKEKGLLDNTIIVFTSDNGGLSTAEGSPTSNAPLRAGKGWLYEGGIRVPLLMYWKGQLQQGLVSNMPVISSDIFTTLSAVMQKGFKKPSALEGENLLPLLKSPAAIKERTLYWYYPHYSNQGGRPAAAIRQGHYKLILNFDNNSTELYDLSIDFSEKNNLANQQIAKRDALKTLLEKWLQKNNAGSFTPNPGYQQ, via the coding sequence ATGCTGAACAGAATTTGGTTTTCACTGCTGCTCATGGTAGCGGTTCAAGCTTCCCTTGCCCAATCGAAAATGAAATCACCCAATGTGATTTTTATATTGGCTGACGATTTGGGCTCGATGGATTTGTCCTGTTATGGCAGTCGCTTTTATGAAACGCCGAACCTGGATGCATTAGCAGGCATGGGCGTAAAGTTTATCAATAATTACAGCAGCAGTCCTGTGTGCAGCCCCACACGTGCCAGCATATTAACGGGTAAAAATCCCATCCACACTGGCGTAACAGACTGGATAACCGGCCGACAAGAAAATGGCGCCAGAGTAAAGCCATTTGAAAAACTCATTGCTCCGCCTACAGCGTATGAGCTGGCATTGCAGGAGCATACACTTGCAGAGCATGCGTTGAATAATGGCTACCAAACATTTTTTGCAGGCAAATGGCATTTGGGTGAAGAAGAAAAATTTTGGCCCTTGAGTCAGGGTTTTCAAACCAATATCGGTGGTTGGAGCAAGGGCGCACCAACAGGAAAGAAAAACGATAGCACAGGCGGTTTTTTTTCACCCTATGCCAATCCAACACTTACTGATGGGCCACAGGGAGAATACCTCACAGACAGGTTGGCCAACGAATGTATTCGCTTTATCAAAGCACAATCGGATACACCATTTTTCATGATGTATGCTTTGTATGCTGTGCACAATCCACTGCAGGCACCGGCTGCGCTGATAGAGAAGTACAAACAAAAGCAACAACAGTTAGGATATACAGACAAAGATCGGTTTGTGAAAAATGAAAACTGGATGATGCATCAGGCAGACTGGAAACTTCGCCTGCTGCAAGACCATGCTGTGTATGCTGCCATGATTGAAAACATGGATTGGAATATCGGCCGCATTATTCAATCATTAAAAGAGAAAGGATTGCTGGATAATACCATTATCGTTTTTACATCCGACAATGGTGGTTTGAGCACAGCAGAAGGCAGTCCTACCAGCAATGCGCCATTACGGGCTGGCAAGGGTTGGTTGTACGAGGGTGGTATACGGGTTCCGCTGCTCATGTATTGGAAAGGCCAGCTACAGCAAGGCTTGGTATCGAATATGCCTGTTATATCTAGCGACATATTCACCACGCTGTCTGCAGTTATGCAAAAAGGGTTTAAAAAACCATCTGCACTGGAAGGCGAAAATCTGTTGCCCCTGCTGAAGTCTCCTGCAGCAATAAAAGAAAGGACGCTGTATTGGTACTATCCGCATTACAGTAATCAGGGCGGAAGACCTGCTGCTGCCATACGGCAAGGGCATTATAAATTGATACTGAATTTCGACAACAACAGCACTGAGTTGTATGATCTTTCGATAGATTTCAGTGAAAAGAACAACCTGGCCAACCAGCAGATTGCTAAGCGGGATGCTTTGAAGACACTGCTCGAAAAATGGCTTCAAAAAAATAACGCAGGCAGCTTTACGCCCAATCCGGGCTACCAGCAATAA
- a CDS encoding SemiSWEET family sugar transporter, with product MNWVEIVGLVGSFLSSVTFMPQVYKTWKTRRADDLSLEMMLIVFISTIVWLIYGIFNSPMLWPVIICNGIVCLLSLLLIFFKLTFKKQA from the coding sequence ATGAATTGGGTAGAAATCGTTGGACTTGTGGGCTCGTTTCTGTCATCGGTTACTTTTATGCCGCAGGTATACAAAACCTGGAAAACAAGGCGTGCCGATGATTTAAGCCTTGAAATGATGTTGATTGTTTTCATCAGCACCATTGTGTGGCTCATTTATGGCATTTTCAACAGCCCCATGCTTTGGCCGGTCATTATTTGTAACGGTATTGTATGTCTGCTGAGCTTGTTACTCATCTTTTTCAAACTCACGTTTAAAAAGCAAGCTTGA
- a CDS encoding cob(I)yrinic acid a,c-diamide adenosyltransferase, translated as MAFKIYTKTGDKGTTSLIGGTKVLKSHYRIESYGTIDELNSYIGLVKDMLQPVHQGSTLPEIQDRLFTIGSALACDPNKETALKIPDLKQSDIQLLEDEMDKMDEVLEPMKSFILPGGHPTISTIHIARCVCRRAERLCVQLMDIGEPVEPLILQYLNRLSDYLFILARYAGHLLAVPDIPWKPRV; from the coding sequence ATGGCATTTAAGATTTATACGAAGACAGGAGACAAAGGCACCACCTCACTTATTGGCGGCACCAAAGTGCTGAAAAGCCACTACCGCATTGAATCCTACGGCACTATCGACGAATTGAATTCATACATTGGATTGGTAAAAGACATGCTGCAGCCTGTACATCAGGGCAGTACTTTACCCGAAATACAAGATCGGTTATTCACCATTGGCTCAGCCCTGGCTTGCGACCCCAATAAAGAAACGGCATTAAAAATTCCGGACCTCAAGCAGTCGGATATTCAATTGCTCGAAGACGAAATGGACAAGATGGATGAGGTATTGGAGCCTATGAAATCGTTCATTTTGCCTGGCGGCCATCCCACCATTTCTACCATTCACATTGCCCGTTGCGTATGCCGCAGGGCAGAGCGTTTGTGCGTACAATTAATGGATATTGGTGAACCTGTAGAGCCTTTGATTTTGCAATACCTCAATCGACTCAGCGATTATCTTTTTATACTGGCCCGCTATGCCGGCCATTTACTGGCAGTGCCCGATATTCCGTGGAAACCACGGGTGTAA
- a CDS encoding ABC transporter ATP-binding protein, with protein sequence MLSATGIRKQFGDLAILKGVDIAVAKGEVVSIVGASGAGKSTLLHILGTLDEPDSGSIRIKGQEVTQLKGNALANFRNEHIGFVFQFHHLLPEFTALENICIPGWIGNKSKQVVEAKALELLKILDLTDRKDHKPAQLSGGEQQRIAVARSLINEPAIVFADEPTGNLDSLHAQELHQLFFDLRQQLGQTFLIVTHNEALANLSDRKLLMKDGLMVS encoded by the coding sequence ATGCTTTCGGCTACCGGCATTCGGAAACAATTTGGAGACTTAGCCATACTAAAAGGGGTGGATATTGCGGTAGCAAAGGGCGAAGTAGTGTCGATTGTGGGGGCTTCTGGTGCAGGCAAAAGCACCCTGCTCCACATTTTGGGCACCCTCGATGAGCCTGATAGTGGCAGTATCCGCATCAAAGGGCAGGAAGTAACGCAACTGAAGGGCAATGCACTGGCGAATTTTCGCAACGAGCATATTGGATTTGTGTTTCAGTTTCATCACCTGCTGCCAGAATTTACCGCTTTGGAAAACATTTGCATACCCGGCTGGATTGGCAACAAAAGCAAACAAGTGGTAGAAGCCAAGGCACTGGAACTGTTGAAAATACTGGACCTCACAGATCGCAAAGACCACAAACCGGCACAATTGTCGGGCGGTGAGCAACAACGTATTGCCGTGGCAAGATCCCTCATCAATGAGCCAGCCATTGTATTTGCAGATGAGCCAACCGGCAACCTCGATAGCCTGCATGCACAAGAATTGCACCAGCTATTTTTTGACCTGCGCCAGCAGCTGGGCCAAACTTTTTTGATAGTGACGCACAACGAAGCCCTCGCCAATTTGAGCGACCGCAAGTTGCTGATGAAAGACGGACTAATGGTTTCCTGA
- a CDS encoding ABC transporter ATP-binding protein, with protein sequence MQGIIHISDIRKSYYMGTQSLEVLKGLNLDIYKNEYVALMGPSGSGKSTLMNILGCLDSPTSGTYILNNQDVSKMDDAALAQVRNKEIGFVFQQFNLLPRLSAVDNVALPLVYAGIAKKQRREMAMAVLEKVGLGNRSHHKPNEMSGGQIQRVAIARALVNSPAIILADEPTGNLDSKTSVEIMDLFSAIQEAGNTVVLVTHEEDIAGYAKRVIRLRDGMVESDQTQESRKHAHVHE encoded by the coding sequence ATGCAAGGCATTATTCATATCAGCGACATTCGTAAATCTTACTACATGGGCACCCAATCACTGGAAGTGCTCAAGGGTTTGAACCTCGATATTTACAAAAACGAGTATGTGGCGCTGATGGGCCCTTCGGGTTCTGGTAAAAGCACTTTAATGAACATTTTGGGTTGCCTGGATAGTCCAACTTCTGGCACCTACATTCTCAATAATCAGGATGTAAGCAAAATGGATGATGCGGCATTGGCACAGGTGCGCAATAAAGAAATTGGTTTTGTGTTTCAGCAGTTCAACCTGCTGCCTCGTTTGAGTGCGGTAGACAATGTGGCACTGCCGTTGGTGTACGCCGGCATTGCCAAAAAACAACGCCGCGAAATGGCCATGGCCGTTTTGGAAAAAGTAGGACTGGGCAACCGGAGCCACCACAAGCCCAACGAAATGAGCGGTGGTCAAATTCAGCGGGTAGCCATTGCCCGTGCCCTGGTCAATAGTCCGGCTATTATTTTGGCCGATGAACCTACCGGTAACCTCGATTCCAAAACCTCCGTTGAAATCATGGACCTGTTTTCTGCCATTCAGGAAGCAGGGAATACCGTGGTGCTCGTAACGCATGAAGAAGACATTGCCGGCTATGCCAAAAGAGTGATTCGACTGCGTGACGGTATGGTGGAAAGCGATCAAACCCAGGAAAGCCGTAAACATGCACATGTGCATGAATAA
- a CDS encoding DUF2795 domain-containing protein produces MFWTLELASHLEDAPWPATKDELIDYSIRSGAPIEVVENLQELEDDGEIYEGLEDIWPDYPSQDDFFFNEDEY; encoded by the coding sequence ATGTTTTGGACACTTGAACTCGCATCTCACCTCGAAGATGCCCCCTGGCCGGCCACAAAAGATGAGCTGATTGACTATTCAATTCGTTCAGGCGCTCCTATCGAAGTGGTGGAGAACCTGCAGGAACTGGAAGACGATGGCGAAATCTATGAAGGCCTCGAAGATATTTGGCCCGACTATCCCAGTCAGGACGATTTCTTCTTTAATGAAGACGAATATTAA
- the gatC gene encoding Asp-tRNA(Asn)/Glu-tRNA(Gln) amidotransferase subunit GatC codes for MAIERHSFIFGLIISFMQVNEQLIDHLANLARLEFDPAAKQAMQADMEKIIGFVEKLNELDTTGVEPLRYMGEASNVYRQDVPGENLPVATALQNAPHKDESFFKVPKVIKRD; via the coding sequence GTGGCGATAGAAAGGCATTCCTTTATTTTTGGCCTCATTATTTCCTTTATGCAGGTAAACGAACAACTCATCGATCATTTGGCCAATCTGGCCCGGCTCGAATTTGACCCGGCTGCCAAGCAGGCCATGCAGGCCGATATGGAAAAAATCATTGGGTTTGTAGAAAAACTGAATGAGCTGGATACCACCGGTGTAGAGCCATTGCGCTACATGGGCGAAGCCAGCAATGTGTACAGGCAAGATGTACCCGGCGAAAATTTGCCCGTGGCCACCGCATTGCAAAACGCACCGCATAAAGACGAATCATTTTTCAAGGTACCCAAGGTTATCAAACGCGACTAA